The Platichthys flesus chromosome 5, fPlaFle2.1, whole genome shotgun sequence genome contains the following window.
GGAGGACGGCGGCGGCTCCTGAACCGTCCGCCTTCACCGAGGATGCTACCGGTTTGTCTGCATCGTGTGCAGAGCCAGAGTGCTGCAGCACGAAGTGGAGGAGGTTGGGTAACGTGATGGGAAGGTCGTCTGGAAACTTCACACTCAGATGTTTTCTTAAAGACAAGAAGAGAACACAagagaattatttatttaaagcatgTGTTTCTCCTGTTAATCTCTATTCCATACGGGAGCTGTAAAgtctttcatttcaattttcatctttatatataaaaaacaatctgtgagcagatatgattggaaaatgctaatttgaaaatgtttgtgacTGGTCAATATATTGCTAAGGggattatgtttttatgttttcaactCTGGACGgtggcttgtttgtttgtttgacagatggattatgaaaacaaatagtGAATGGATTTCCCTGAATTTTGGTGGaatgatgggacatggaccaggaCAGGACTCCTTAGATTTTGGCTCAGATCTGAACCAAGGAGCGGATCCAGAAAGatgcttgattgaattcaaggggactgtGCTGTCGGGCTGCTGGTGGTGTCTGCTCTGTTGAATGTGAAATGAAAGTGCACTTTAGTTCTCACCTGTATCTGGGAAAGAGGAGAATGGAGGGAACGTGATCCACCATGAACTCCCAGGGAAGGTCATTGCGAGCTACATTCACCCTGCACAGAGAGAAGTGTGAGTGAACATCTCAGTGGGTTCGTAAACACTCCGACCTAAAGACAAACCTTACCTGGCCACAGTGATGGTGCTGTTCTCCTGTAACAATCTGGCGAGATGGATGATGATGTGGTTGAGAATGGAGCAGAATCCACACCACTGAGTGTAGTAGATCAGCAGcacatcctacacacacacagacacacacgtttaGCCCAATTTAGTTATACATCCCTgttactttgtgtatttttaaatgtgctcatttggttttatttgcatGTTGTGTCACTTCTGTTCTACTGTGAGCACAATGAGAAATTGTCCTACAAACAGTTTGTTGTAATGGGATTAAACGGTCacctcttttgtttctgtttaacaaaaatattaatatttgcgTTGAGATTTGACTTCTCCAGCACAAACAGTAGAGAATGATTCGACAGGAATGAGTCACTGTCGGTGTTTTATAACAACTTTGACTTTGTTTGGGACGGTGTCTGAACAGCCGACCctctcacacaaatacacacagaggagagaggagagaggagagaggagagaggaaagaggaggacagaggagggaggagagagttgagagttgagaggagagaggagagaggacagaggactgaggagagaggagagaggagagaggagagaggagagacttCTTGAAGGAGTGTCTTGCGTCACCTTCTGAAGATCCATGACGGAGggcaggaaggaggaggtggtcaGTTCTGTGATGAGTGGGCGGTGACGCCTGgcttcctcttcacctcccttcctgtcctcctctccgaCCAAGTGTCTCTGCAGGAGGCTGTACGGTGCACTGAAGTTCCTGATGAAGGcctctgtaacacacacacataaacacacacacacacaatgaaaacagcGAACAACTACACGGATCATTTTCAAATACAACCAGGATTTTTAACATGAtagaattaaatgaaatgaatgacttACTGTGATTCCCTGACCTGCTGTGACCTCTACAGACTGTGGGCATCTCATTACTGATGTAACGTATATTTTAAAGTAGTAATAAAGTAGTATTTTCCAACGATAAATTgaccacaaatacacaatcagaTTCTTAGAGGTCACAACGAGCTTTGTCCTATTCATTacaaatgtctgtgtctgtatttgcACAGTATGTAAAAGACCATGAAACTTGTTCAGCTAATATGCTAATATCCAAAAAATGCTAAACTCTAAGTCTTAATTCTCAGGTGATGATTTATGGAAACTAATATTGACCTTAACTTGACTCATCAACTTTCCATTCAACTTGTGTAAACATGGCAAAGAGTGTTCCCACTCAAACGTGTCCTCATTCACCTGCAACACAAAACTCTAAATGACCGAGTTAATTATCTCTAACTTATTATAATAACTTTGACAATGgtctttgaagaaaaaaaggcaattttCCAACAGAAGCACAAGTGGATCTCCGTTCAAACTCTCGGGGTTTAGCAGGACTCTTCCTCTAAAGGTTCCTTCTGAAAGGCCGTTGTGTTTCTTAGTGTCATAGTGTGCATAGTGTCCACTGAGTGTAGCCGTGTCCTCGTCTTACCCAGAGACTCTGTGAGTGTGGCTGCCGGGCTGCGATGGAGAACGTAGTGAACCTCGTCCTTCAGGTTCACGATGGCTGCAAAGGACCGGTGGCTGCTCCCATCACCCGGGTCCCCGGCCTCCTGGTGGAGAGCAGCCGTACTGTTGCCTGTGGCTCCGAGCCTCACGGCCAGGGGCCAGTTCAGAGCCACGTCCAGCAGATAGAACCTGAGCGTCCTGTTGGTCTGACACCGGAGCCCCGTGATGCCGTCTCCTGTCTGCTGGGTgacggaggacggagggacggacagaggagGGGGCATGAGTCTTTGCATGTCCGGCCCCTCTTTGGCTTGTGACTCATTGAGTTGAGGTTCTACTGGTCTGCAGCAGGCACTGTATTGACTGAACGGGCTGTAGCTACTCAGAAGGTTGCTACAgtccactgaggaggaggagtcagtggCCACAGGAGCAGGAAGTCGGTAGAGGCAGCAGTGCCGGAGATGAGGCCGCCACACGTCCCCCCCCTGAGCCGTGGAGGGGAACGAGCAGCGAACGGAAGAGCTGCTCCGGCTCTGTCCTGACGAGCGGAGACACACCTCGCACACACTGGTCCTGGACTCCGGGAGCAGAACCGACTGGCAGCACAGAAAGCTGGACCTCCCGTCCGAGCCGGAGTGGTCGTTAATCTCACAGGAGTGGTATCGCACAGCAATGTCGGcaatctgaaaaaacaaaaccagctGTAAAATGAGATATTGGAAATAAGATACAGACTATGAAGCTATCTCTCCCCTTATCGCTGCTCACCTGGTGCAGGATGGGATCGGGTTTGGAGCCCAGTGGATTATGGGGCAGGAAGAGCAGCAGCGCCGGACCTTTAGTCAGCTCCTGCTCCAGGAGGCGCGACTTAGTGCCCGGCGGCTGCAGCCACTTGAGGACGGTCTGATGGTTCTCGAACACCCAGCTGCAGATGCCCTCGGACGTGAAGTTACGTTCCAGTCGAGGGAAAATCTGAAAgcacaaataaaatacatcacatcatcacattcTACATTCTACAGCAGTTGTTTGAAGACTATCGTGACCGGACCACAGTGCTCACCAAAGAGGAGTTTAATATCCTGTGGAGATAAACACTCTCATCTTCTTTTAGGGCGATGGCCTCGGCCACCTGTTTGTTCGTCACGACCCCGAAACGCACGACTCCGCGGAAATctacataaaaaaacagatgaatgaaacaaagatCTTTAGAACACAGCTGCAAGAACTGGTCCcaatttttaaagaaaaagaaatcaaaaaatTATCTTGTTCCAGATTCTTAACTGTAAAAAAGTTTCCTTAGTGTGGATACAAACTATTTGAGGACATTTAAGAAGATTCTGAAGCTTTGTGTTGTTTagattttgtcacatttaaattcGGACTAATTCAGATACTTCATTTCAGACCCTAAAACAATCAATTAAAACTAATAGGCAAATGAATGGATAATGGAAATAATTGCTGCTTATAATTCTTGGTAGTTACCTataagataaagaaaagaacattaaCGATACTTGAATCAGTAACTGCTCTTTTTGGTTAAAAGGCTAATCCACTTATAAAATGTGGCTGCTTCATTGAGGATCTGTGAGAACCAGTCTCTGCGCTGGGCGAtcctctctcacctcttttGAGAGCCTGCAGGGCCGAAGACAAATACGTGATGTACCCCGGAGGCTGAGGAGACGAGTTGAACTGGAAGAAACCCACCACACGAGGCTAGAAGGACAAAAGACACAGCCACTCGTCATATATCATATACATAACTGGCTAGAGCACTTGTTACCCACCAGCTCACACAGTCAGGGATGGAACAAATACCTCGTGGTTGGAGAGGAACTCTTCCAGGGTGGCTCTGGACGGGAGGTAAGTGAGCGGCGTGATGACTCGGAGGATGAAGCTCTCCACATACAGAGCCACGACCGGACCTTTGTACTCGATGGGTCCAAACCTGCAGCccagacaaacagaaaggaaCGATTGAGTGATGTAATGTATGAGTCTCTGGCCTCACAGCTCATTTGAACATGTTATTAATCATAATCAAaatcataaatacatttagaaCGTAAAATACCAAGTGGaaaaatggactgtatttattataaagCTGCTTTTCTAATCTTATCAAaggctcaaagtgctttacagaacAAACCACTAGAAACATACATCATGCCCTTAAATCAGCAAaattccccctcctcctcctcctcttcttcttcttcacctcctcctcctgttcaaCGTTCTCTCCGTCTTACCTTCTATAAAACAGCTGGATGATGGGATAGTGGTAGAAGCGGTTTTGCCTCCTGCATTTCCCCAGACTGTACCAACAGTTAACAGCCACAAactgcacctgtgtgtgtttgtgtgtgtgggtgtgtgtgtgtgtgtgagaacgacAGATAAACAGGGTGAAACAAACGACCACAGACAGTTGTGTTATCATTCTCAGTCATGTGTGAGGAGGTAACAGTGTTTTCCGAACTACATCCCAACAGTCAGACTCCGTATTTACCAACTTCCCTTTGTGAGTTTAAAGGATTTGCTGCTTCTGAATACAGgctataaaaaacactttagataaCAAAGCCCTATGTTATTGTGTATTGGgtaattgtgttgttgttgggtTTTGTTGTTTATTCCTCAACAGCCACACACCATGCAACCACCGTGTGCTTTCTATGTGACCTTTAAACAATCCTGCAGCACTGAGCGACCTCAGGTGTCCTGTACCTGTTTGGCCAGCTTCTTAGCAACCTGCTGCACTTCCTGTCGGGCAGCCATGGAGTGAGCGCACCACGGGGCATAGAAGAAGATGAGCGACACCTCGGCCACACTCCTCAGACGCTCCACCTACAGAGAGAGAATTATCGTTACTGGCACGTTACAGATGTCATTGCTGCGCTGGAATCTTTTAATAACTAAGATCTGTCATTGAAACGATTTGAGAAAGGTCAGAACTCTGGAGCAAAGGATGAAAGCTGCTCCGTCCGAGCCGAAACAGAATCCAGTTCTCACGCAGATCTCATGATATCTGCTGGAGGGAAATCCCAGTGTTTCATTCAACTGAACGTTTAGTATCCAGAATCCCACCTGGTCCAGCTGACCCATGTACAGGTCCACTATCGGGGCCTCGGCAGAGAAGAACCGCACCGGAGGCCGAGCGGCTGCCACCACATCCTTAGCACGgctacagacagagaaacaagatGTCAGTCTAAAGGAGGaatcacaataacaacaagatACATAAAAAGATATTTATTCTGAGACAATATACATTTCTCTACAGCCAGTGATTTTAACCAGACTGGTTAAACTGTTTGATTTGTTGGCTTATTTGAACCAATTTCACAACAGAGTTTTTCTGTTATACAAACTGAGTTGAAATATTATAGTTACATTACAAAAGATGCTTAAAAGACAATTTAACTATTGCTGCTCTTCTTCATAAGCACGCGGAagcgcgcgcacgcacacacacaaacacacacacacacacacacacacacacgcacacgcacacgcacttgAATGCAACTGTAACACTTGTCACATACACACTAGTATCACTTTCTTATTGATAATAgtgttgctgtttgttttgtagttGGATACACAAgttgttgttgatttgttgaCTCTCATGTGTAATCATGTTATTATCTGCATGTGTAATGTTGTGTGAAATCCTCACTTTGTTTAGGTCAGGGCTTCAAAATAAGACTACTGGGTTCCCTGCCTCCTGCACTTTATATGTATTATTGCTCCTGTGCTGAATAAACCTGACTCTGATGACAGATCTGAGCTGTTTGCTACCAACCAGAGACACCCAGTTTAAAACCAGTGACTCTATGGGAGTCCACTTAATGTCCCCAGGGTTCTAATCACCAGTGAATCCTCTTATCCCAACACTTTGAGCTGAGACTTTAGATCCAGCTCGTGGTAACAACAAGCAGCTAATTTACAAGTCTCGTGAAGCTACAGCGACACGAGCCGTTCGGTCGGATCCCGGAAACGAACCCTGTCCCACTCGTACCTGCACGTGAGCACGAGAGCCAGGACGAGCAGGACGCTGAGCACGACAGCCCCGCCGAGGAGATCCGGTCTCCGGGCCATCAGAAGCAGCACCTGCCGGAGAGACTGCCGCACCCGGCGCAGCATTACAGCCCGTCGGCGGCTCCCGGTCCCATTTATACGGCCCGGCTCCGCGCGTCCATCACCGAGGGGAGGGCAGCGAGCTCCGGGGGGGCAGAGGCAGGCGGACCGGTTCCACGGGACACACCGCTGACTTGGATTGGACGCGCCGCTGCTGTGTCGCGGGTCTCGAACGCGGACCAACCTTTCTTCCCCACGTCGACTTCTCACTTCCGCAACAAACCCGCCCAAGGGCTCGTCCGCAAATTGTTGTCGATCAAACGCACGGTATGTTTAACACCGCCATCTTAACGCAAACGGAAATATGGACTCGTTGTTGGTTATATTCACGTTAAAGAGATAAACCCGCATAAATAATTATCGTTCTAAAATTGTCTTGTAGTTCTTTTTTTGCGTTTCCGGTGCTACTTGAGTTTTACAGACAGCCCTTACATCGTTATGGAGACAACCTCTGGTGCCATGACGAACGTCCAACGCTAGAGGGCGCTCGTTCCTGGATCTTCAATCaatgaaactttatttacaatcagaatcagaatcagaaagtattaattgccaagtaggtttacacctaaaaggaatttgctctggctATTGGTGCAttcaatgaacatagaaacataaaaacataaaaacacaataaatacaactcacataagaaaagcaataaaaagaaacaatatatatttactcactatttacttcttattttctccctttttctaatatttatacaaagtaacatttatttagacataaacatatctaaataaaatatatataatagataaaagatataaaaagtgaaatgcaagatgcaagacagtgaacagtgtcagattgcaatatgcaatgtaatgcagtataatataatataatgtgttgatttaacacatccttgaggtgtgggggtgaaATAAAAGTCAGACTCAGGTGGGGGCCCTGGGCCTTGTTGATACCCGAAATATTATCCTTTCTTCAAATGTTCCTGCACTAATGGAAAGTTAAATAGATAAAAGCTCAATGACAAACAATAACAGACtaaattacaaacaaacaaggtatattatatatgatacatgacatatttatattttatacaaaaGATTAGGACTTTTCTTCTATGTAAAGAGCCTTCA
Protein-coding sequences here:
- the txndc11 gene encoding thioredoxin domain-containing protein 11, producing the protein MLRRVRQSLRQVLLLMARRPDLLGGAVVLSVLLVLALVLTCSRAKDVVAAARPPVRFFSAEAPIVDLYMGQLDQVERLRSVAEVSLIFFYAPWCAHSMAARQEVQQVAKKLAKQVQFVAVNCWYSLGKCRRQNRFYHYPIIQLFYRRFGPIEYKGPVVALYVESFILRVITPLTYLPSRATLEEFLSNHEPRVVGFFQFNSSPQPPGYITYLSSALQALKRDFRGVVRFGVVTNKQVAEAIALKEDESVYLHRILNSSLIFPRLERNFTSEGICSWVFENHQTVLKWLQPPGTKSRLLEQELTKGPALLLFLPHNPLGSKPDPILHQIADIAVRYHSCEINDHSGSDGRSSFLCCQSVLLPESRTSVCEVCLRSSGQSRSSSSVRCSFPSTAQGGDVWRPHLRHCCLYRLPAPVATDSSSSVDCSNLLSSYSPFSQYSACCRPVEPQLNESQAKEGPDMQRLMPPPLSVPPSSVTQQTGDGITGLRCQTNRTLRFYLLDVALNWPLAVRLGATGNSTAALHQEAGDPGDGSSHRSFAAIVNLKDEVHYVLHRSPAATLTESLEAFIRNFSAPYSLLQRHLVGEEDRKGGEEEARRHRPLITELTTSSFLPSVMDLQKDVLLIYYTQWCGFCSILNHIIIHLARLLQENSTITVARVNVARNDLPWEFMVDHVPSILLFPRYRKHLSVKFPDDLPITLPNLLHFVLQHSGSAHDADKPVASSVKADGSGAAAVLRAEFLALQREVQTLHSARERLSQQLAQLWRDNRRLTFDSLILESQNTELQRERQSLEEQHQEKSRLLGKAVRRLQELADTSENLLNENTLLRILLRALRDRTEEVEEEEEEVEEEEIMEPEQKRSHMAS